One Triticum dicoccoides isolate Atlit2015 ecotype Zavitan chromosome 3B, WEW_v2.0, whole genome shotgun sequence genomic window, GgctggaaaataaaataacttacccTCGTACAGGAATTTCTAGCTTTTTTGCTGCAAGAGCAACATCATTATAGCGAACAAGGCTCTCTTTAATTGAACAGTTTATGTTTGACTTTGAAAATGCTTCAGAAGCTGACGCAAATATTGCAACTTCTTTGGCACCTGCTGCAGCAGCTGCTTCAAATCCCTGATGATAAATGAACAGGACTGGTTATTAAATGGGGTAAGCTAACAAATATAAAACCCACCTGATTAAAACTGATTTACCTTGAGGTTTGGAGTCAACACAGGAAAGCTTACACCCGTAATATTCCGAACCACTTCCATAACATCCTTCGCATCAGCTAGCTACAATTATTCAATATCGTATCATTCAGCAATGGGGtgtcaaatactccctctgtaaagaaatataagagcgtttagatcactaattaGTGATCTaagcactcttatatttctttacagagggagtacatgataggCAAATGAACTGACGGACAAGCAAAACGGAAAGTATACTTTGATAAAGTAGGGTGAGCTGAGCTAGCAGAAGACTTAAGAAGCAGGCAAGCCAATTGCATTCAAGGCCACAAGATTTCGCAAACAATTTTTTTTCATCACATGATAAGTTTTCAGTTAGACTACAACAGAATGCTATTTAGTTGGACTAAGATGACATCATAGTATTAGGCAATAGGCACTCCTGTACAAATTTTCTTTCCTTGCTTCATTGCTAGGCAGTATTCCTGCCGGAAACAATTAAGGATGGTGATTCAAGTCTGGCATAATGTTATCCAGAGACACATTTCAGTTCTTGTTTCAATAAGAAAATGTTATTTGTGGCACTAGGCAATGTATATATACTGTGTCTGAATCTTAATAGCAAGGATCATTTGAATACGCAGTAAAAAACCAATTTTCAAATGTCAACGGCAGTTCAGAACTATACTTATTCACAGGTTTAGAGCTTGTGCACCGTATTTGTTCCATTTCCCTCCATGTCGGACAATCAACTTCACCCAGACCACACtgccaatatctagattgcaacatAAATACAGAGGTAAACAATTTGGAGAAATCCAACATTTGCGTCAGAACCATTCTTCATTCGAAGTAGGAGGAAACTTTGTTATGAACCTCCAATGAAAAGATCGAGAGGTTCGGCAATCCACTATACCACTCATGGCCCATGCGACACTCCACTCCAACATTTAAACAATAACACACCCCTTGTTGGGCTCTGCAGGTTCCCGGGCTAAACACCATATGTCATATTTTAAAACCTAAAAAGTTCATGGTGGTGAAGCTCCAATTATGAGTATGGTTATGTTCTCATTCCCGTAGAGTGCAAATGACTTCAGTGAATGATGCAATTTATGCCGGTGTTGGAAGCTACTGTATTGTAATATATGGAATTATGGACACAAGAGTATCATGGTAATGAGCAATGGGACTATAAACTACTGTTGTTCCATAATTCTGCAGTCTTTGTCAACGTAACAAGCAGCAAATTTATTttatactagcaatgtgcccgtgcgttgcaacggatccaaagtagaataatacatgtTCACAGACTTGAAAGAAAAACAATCTAATTTTGGTATATATATCACTTAAAATATACTCGTATTAGGTTTCACTTAAAATATATTCCTTGTGGCTTTTTTGATGAGgtgggggagggatgtggttggtttcaagatactaaggggcttctgcaaattggagcagagaagtggggtcTTGCTGCAAAAAATGCCACAGCTTTTACAtcacagtcgttagatgcagatctgatggtcagaaatgacggatgacagacacacaatcatcaccaactgagtcttttataggagtagagacagAGATAAACGAATAGATGGCAAAGTTCTGCCAGAACATGGAAATCATATAGATACCAAGGGAAATAAAACTGGGTAACGGAGATCTTTAGAGTTACACAACTCCCGTCAGATAAGCATAACAATCAAATTGGTAATCTTAGTCACCTGCTTATGGGGAAAAATATTAAGAATTTTACCTGTGGCACCCATTTTGGGGAGACAAAACTTGTTGCCTCAACAACTGATAATCCAGAGGTTGCCAATCTCTTTATGAGCTCAATCTTTACAGGTGTTGGCACTGTATTTTTTTCGTTCTGCAGTCCATCTCGAGGCCCAACTTCTACAATTTTCACACACCTTGGCAGACCATGTATTATCTGGAACTAAAAAAAGATGTTAACTCCAGTTAATGTAAAGGAGAACTTGGGATTTTATTTTATGTTCACAATAATGATTGCAATTCCTGGGATAAAGATGCCAAGTTTATTCATAGAAGCATGCTAGTAACATACATTGAGATGATCTCAGAATTTATCCAGGATGGCAAGTTAACAGATACGGGTATAGATAGAATTACACACCCTGTTTGCAGCTTCTATCCTCTCTTGGTCGGAAGAAGCCGAAAAAGATCTGTAGTTCTGTTGGTTCTGTGAAAGATAACTTGCATAAAGAACATGACGGTTCCCTCCGGCAAGCGTGACTCGATTAGACACTGGATGTATTTGATATGTCCGTCTTCTGCAGGCATGTTCTCCTCTATGACAACATAGAAATTTAGCCCGAGTAAGTAATTATGAAAGAAAGGGGGGCCGAATTATTGGGTAACAAATCTTTGCATGATGGAAGTAGGAAATTCAGTAATCATCATTCCCTGGAGACGGTGAATTAATCTATGATTCAGTGAATCAGAATTCTCAAAATGTCATTGTTATGGtgttgctagaaggagggcgcgagaggaccGGCCGAGGGCCTttctgcccacggccgggcaagagggaagggatttccttcttaattcttgcttgattagattgatacatctcctctctttatataaagaggtttacttgactcccaagcaaggcttacttgacccctaagcaagtgacccttatctctaattaaccctaagattaatgggcccattaggcccattacgtactctaacactacaccccacctggacatgcagcttgtcctcgagctgcagcctaaccaacttataaccatgactcgacgcaacacaaacctaacacctaaaaacaagccttttacatctcggcttgttttattattctcaacctgaaatggactgggacgctttattttggaccccttaacaaaaagtggacaccatccgcacgtcggacgtgcacgtgtacagccacctggatcccatggacaccacctggacaaaaggagtgcatgtttATGACCACatggaagtggtcgcaagagtgaccagcagaggcgccctcgcggcggccggtggcggaatgcagtggtgctatGCGGTGCGCTGCTGTCGGAGACACCATGCCTTCTCCCTGTCGGACGGCTGTTGGTTTGCACCGcacagggaagagtggagggcttgcgatggagaatgacaaGGAGGGGTGCGCCCCCNNNNNNNNNNNNNNNNNNNNNNNNNNNNNNNNNNNNNNNNNNNNNNNNNNNNNNNNNNNNNNNNNNNNNNNNNNNNNNNNNNNNNNNNNNNNNNNNNNNNNNNNNNNNNNNNNNNNNNNNNNNNNNNNNNNNNNNNNNNNNNNNNNNNNNNNNNNNNNNNNNNNNNNNNNNNNNNNNNNNNNNNNNNNNNNNNNNNNNNNNNNNNNNNNNNNNNNNNNNNNNNNNNNNNNNNNNNNNNNNNNNNNNNNNNNNNNNNNNNNNNNNNNNNNNNNNNNNNNNNNNNNNNNNNNNNNNNNNNNNNNNNNNNNNNNNNNNNNNNNNNNNNNNNNNNNNNNNNNNNNNNNNNNNNNNNNNNGCCaatgtcgcagactttgaggtcgctgcccgcggggaaaacagcatgcccgccgcccgtgggggaaaccgcatgcccaagatccccgacgcagcggatgagatcgaggtcctttgcgcagcgaagggcaacttggaggagcggcagctgcagaccacgcatctcccgcacacgccgacgcgctaggaggccgcgcgcagcagcctgcagcctcaccgccgccgacacgtgccgggtagcgatccaagacagaaacggtgacggcgacggcggggactgGACTTGGTGAAGCGGGACTCCCACCGGTGCGGTCGATGCGGGATcggagctgaccggcggtggctgctgcagctgcagcggctgcCGTGGTGGCGCaccgggcagcggcagcggcagcggctgctgcggcggaggccgccaggagcggcgactgccactgcagccagggctgggcggtggtggcgatggatggcagctgcagcggctgtTGCAGTGGCCCAGCGAGCGCGGTGAAGGCCGCCTGGTGTGGCGGCTGCCACGACAGCCACAacggcgcgggggcggcgatgggcgCTGGAGGCGCGGCGGGAGCCGGCGCCGGCCACTGCAGCCActgtggggcggcggcggcagctgcagCTGGGGCTGCAGCGTCCAAGCGAACGCCGTGGAGACCCCTGGATGCGGCAAGTACCACGGCAGGGCCGGCGgcccggcggcggcggtcggcggcaggggcggcggcggcccgtAGGGGCTGGCCAGGTATAGCCGGATCCCCTGGACGACTgtgacgaggtcgttgaggacCCCGGTGATCTCCTCCGGGGTGTAGGCGGCGGCCGGCGGTGCGGTGGAGGGCGCCGGCATCTGGTCGGTGGCGGCGCCGGAGGATGCGACCAGCGGCGCGGACGGAGAGGGCAGCGGCGCGGTGTAGACAGTCGGCAGCGGAAGCGACGGGGTGGGCGGCAGCGAAGACATGATCGGAATTgagctacctgataccaaattgttatggtgTTGCTAGAAGGAGGACGCGAGAGGGCTCTcgcgccggccgggggcctttctgcccacggccgggcaagagggaaggatttctttcttaattcttgcttgattagattgatacatctcctctctttatataaagaggtttacttgactcccaagcaaggcttacttgacccctaagcaagcgacccttatctctaattaaccctaagactaatgggcccattacgtactctaacagtcATACACGCTGATGTTTAACAAATGAGGTTCAAACTGAATTCCTTCGATGGCATTATCAGATTATATTTTTAGATTCTTCCAGCTCAAAgttctttttttagaaaaggaggatgaccccggcctctgcatctgggagatgcatacggccactttattaattattctcaaggaccttacaaagtattacaaacaatatacctgaatccaccatcttagcaacatatgccgctactcttatccatatgatgaagggatgctaGCAGAGCccctacccaaaccactcacctaaacctaacatcaaaagccggaagccccagccgagccacataccaggtttggggcacaatccggtcagacgcactccgTGAATCTGAATCCCGGTGCACGCATGAATGAACATATTTCAGCTTCAAAGTGAATGCACATACGATTCAATTGCATATGAAGACCAAACCACGCTCACCGTGAATCGCCTGAAGAAGAGCACAGCGGCGGCGCATCAGCCTCAGCTATCCCGGCGCAGGGCCGCTCTGCGAGACCGGGAGGAGCCTGGGAGAGCTGCATGCCGGACCTCAGTAGAAGGGACCTCGCCGCCGAGGCCGCTGCGGAAGCCAAGGCGCGCGAGGACTGCGGCGCGGACCTAGACCAGACCCTGGACGCCAGCATCCTTCGCGCGACCGCTAAGGAAGCGGCACGGAACAGCACGCCGTGTCGACCTCCACCAGCAGGTAGGCCTGGCTGGGCTGATGGATCGGAGATGGTGTTTCTAGAAGCTTCTCCGGATAGAAGAAGCAGCGAGGTCTGAGGGCGAAGCCGTGAAGAATGAAGAGAACACACAAACTGAAGAAGTGAAGAGTCAGGAAGAAAATGGTGGTCCGGCAAGAAGTTGCGTCCGGACCCTGCACACGCCTCGTGGGCAGGCCGTCGTGGCATCCCTATCTGGCGTGAACCAGCCCTCGGAAAAGGAGTGCCTATTCCGTAATCTTTTATTTTGCGGGGTCTGTTCCGTAATCTTTGACCCTTTTTTTTTGAGGGATTTTCTTTGCGGAGAAAATTTAAGGTTGGACAAACTTAAAAGCATACTAATAAAAATATAACGCAAAATCTAGATTACAAACTTACAATATACATAAATGCAGTAAAATATACATTTTTCCTTCTCAATTCTCATTCACGGGCAATGTTGGTAATGCCACAGTACCACTCAGTCAACAAATTAGCAATGTGTTGTCCCTGTGTGCCTACATCCCTGCTAATTGGCCTAGATCTTGTGCGGCGATTCGCGGCTATCACACTTTCTTCGTTGTCCTGCCATCCGCCGGTGCTGTTGACTCGCTCTAGGATTAGTGCGGTCTTTACTGACTTGTGCCCGTGCTATCATCCATTGTGTTGGACATGCCCATCTCTTCTTTTCATTGTTCTACTATTCACAACTTTTTGTGTCTTTTCTTGCTGTGTATTTTGTGAATTATTTCTCATACACCTAAGAACTTTCGCCCAACCACCTATACCCTACTCTTTCCAATTGTCACCTCGTTTCTCCCTCTCCAAATCCATATACATTTACCGTTCATTTTCGTCTTCAACCTCTCATTTTCCTTCTTTCGCATTGCCTTCAAACCCCTTACATCTCGTCCCCTTTAATATGGCCATTTTGACCTACGTGTAGCAGTAGTCGTCTGGCTATGTGGGAGTCACGGCCGCTTCGTTTACTAGTCTCTCATTGCATCCCTCTGCTAGATTTGGATGTGCTATCGGATATGTTGCTATGCAACGGAAGGTTTACTATATGTTTATTTGGTTCCTAGATTTGATCTTCCTTTATTTTGTTGCAACTTGTTTACAAACTGGCCCACAATTTCTATCTTTGAGTAAACAACAAGAGCATTGTCTTTCTATTATAGAGAAGAAAAAAGATGTTACATACATTTACAAACATGCACTAGAAGAATTGCACCAAATCCCTCGAAAAAGTCATGATGGCTACTCGTGAAAAGATGAATCTACAGGAGCTGCAACGCATGTATCTGCCACTGCCTGATCAATACCTCTTCACATATTTTCCTTGAGGCACTAAAAACAGGATGGTTTCTTTCCTTCCAAATGTTATAGATGGCAAAAATATGAGGTGGCCACTACAATCACAGGGTCTTTTGTCCAAGCGGGAGGGGTGGGGGTTCATGGGATGGGCTCGATTCCAGTTCGCTTGTTGTATACTCGATATAGTCTGATCATTTTGGATATATGAATGTACATGATGTATGCCCTCATATAAATTCGTAATGGTAGGTGCAGGGGTTCGCACTTGCCGCCACAGGATTGCCTCGTGATTCAGAAATTCGTTTGGCCCCATGCACTTAGTGCTTAATTACTATACGTGGGGTCTCCATGTATGCAACTTTTGGCAGACTCATGCTCCACCCACCCCATGCCATGCTTTTTCTTTTCACTTCCAAATTTGAATATGTTATATATTTTGAACCAAAAGTACAAAAAACATATGTTTGCATATTCGCGTTCCTTGTAACGAGGGCTTTCAAATAAGGCCACTCTTGAATAAGTTTTGACCAGGTTTACTTTTTCCCCCAAGTTTCAGATACTGAAACCAGGCATTTGTAATTTTAAGTTTTTGCCAAGTTTCATGATGATTCATATGAATCAACTCAATTCATAATATTAAGtttatgtttagggtttagggcttAGGGTTTAAGTTTTAGTATTTGAAATTTGGTGAATCGATCATTTATTTATCAAGTTTTAACAAGTGaaacttgatgaactttttaaaacttGTCAAAACATATTCAAGAGTGGTCTTGTTTGAAAGCCCTTGTTGCAATGAACACAAATATGAAACACAATAAATTGGACTTTCGGTTCAAAAGATATAATATATTCAAATTTGGAATTCAAAGGAAAAAAAGCACGAGCGATGAAATTGGTGCAACATGTAGTCTCTAGCAAATTAAGGCCAAGACACAATCAAGGGGCCAACTGAGTTTCCAAATATTGATGCAATCGTACAGTCCAGAATGCCTCAAAAAAGTGTGTTCCCTCGCACCTGGGTGTGACAAACCGTCTCCCTATTCTCTCAGCTATTTTTCTCATGCAGATAGAAAGGACAATATCATAAGTGCATATTGAGCAATGGGGGTCATGGGatgggttgataacccacaagtataggggatcgcaacagtttttgacggtagtatttcacccaaatttattgattcaacacaaggggagccaaaaaatatttgtAAGTACTagtagttgagttatcaattcgaccacacctggagaactaaatatctgcagcaaggtgatcagtagcacagtagtatgatagtttcatagtagta contains:
- the LOC119275829 gene encoding hydroxymethylglutaryl-CoA lyase, mitochondrial-like isoform X1; the protein is MLASRVWSRSAPQSSRALASAAASAARSLLLRSGMQLSQAPPGLAERPCAGIAEADAPPLCSSSGDSRGEHACRRRTYQIHPVSNRVTLAGGNRHVLYASYLSQNQQNYRSFSASSDQERIEAANRFQIIHGLPRCVKIVEVGPRDGLQNEKNTVPTPVKIELIKRLATSGLSVVEATSFVSPKWVPQLADAKDVMEVVRNITGVSFPVLTPNLKGFEAAAAAGAKEVAIFASASEAFSKSNINCSIKESLVRYNDVALAAKKLEIPVRGYVSCVVGCPVEGSVPPSDVAYVAKELYDMGCYEVSLGDTIGVGTPGTVVPMLEAVMSVVPVEKLAVHFHDTYGQSLSNILVSLQMGISVVDSSVSGLGGCPYAKGASGNVATEDVVYMLNGLGIKTGVDLSKVIAAGEFICKHLGRQSGSKAATALSKVTASASKL
- the LOC119275829 gene encoding hydroxymethylglutaryl-CoA lyase, mitochondrial-like isoform X2, which produces MLASRVWSRSAPQSSRALASAAASAARSLLLRSGMQLSQAPPGLAERPCAGIAEADAPPLCSSSGDSRGEHACRRRTYQIHPVSNRVTLAGGNRHVLYASYLSQNQQNYRSFSASSDQERIEAANRIIHGLPRCVKIVEVGPRDGLQNEKNTVPTPVKIELIKRLATSGLSVVEATSFVSPKWVPQLADAKDVMEVVRNITGVSFPVLTPNLKGFEAAAAAGAKEVAIFASASEAFSKSNINCSIKESLVRYNDVALAAKKLEIPVRGYVSCVVGCPVEGSVPPSDVAYVAKELYDMGCYEVSLGDTIGVGTPGTVVPMLEAVMSVVPVEKLAVHFHDTYGQSLSNILVSLQMGISVVDSSVSGLGGCPYAKGASGNVATEDVVYMLNGLGIKTGVDLSKVIAAGEFICKHLGRQSGSKAATALSKVTASASKL